A window of Zingiber officinale cultivar Zhangliang chromosome 5A, Zo_v1.1, whole genome shotgun sequence contains these coding sequences:
- the LOC121983230 gene encoding protein SOSEKI 2-like: MLLEMESNGDGGGRGRRPSNSYQQQQRLERPLRKVQVVYYLSRNGQLEHPHFIELPYLQLRLRDVMERLTLLRGEAMPSHFSWSCKRSSKNGYVWNDFAEDDVIYPTDGVEYVLKGSEIIPGAYENFRHVPVGGRRQKPLPVSDRPHLELEEEAALMAAEEEITRHSKCSRGVSTEEIERVGARTELPLDDSFSPPSTTSSDKPGGGNT; this comes from the exons ATGTTGTTGGAGATGGAGAGTAATGGAGATGGAGGCGGGAGAGGGAGGAGGCCTAGTAACTCATATCAGCAGCAGCAGAGATTGGAGAGGCCACTGAGGAAGGTTCAGGTCGTCTACTACCTCAGCCGGAACGGCCAGTTGGAGCACCCCCACTTCATTGAGCTTCCTTACCTCCAACTTCGCCTCAGAGATGTGATGGAAAGACTCACTCTTCTTCGAGGAGAAGCCATGCCTTCTCACTTCTCATGGTCTTGCAAGAG GAGCTCCAAGAATGGATACGTGTGGAATGACTTTGCCGAGGACGACGTTATTTACCCGACTGACGGCGTCGAGTACGTCCTCAAGGGCTCCGAGATCATCCCTGGTGCTTATG AAAATTTCCGCCACGTTCCTGTCGGCGGAAGGCGGCAAAAGCCACTCCCGGTCTCCGACAGGCCTCACTTGGAATTGGAAGAGGAGGCGGCATTGATGGCGGCGGAAGAGGAGATCACGAGGCACAGCAAGTGCTCCCGCGGCGTGTCGACGGAGGAGATCGAGCGAGTCGGGGCTCGGACCGAGCTGCCGCTCGACGACTCGTTTTCTCCGCCGTCCACGACCTCCTCCGACAAGCCCGGCGGCGGGAACACCTGA
- the LOC121981714 gene encoding RING-H2 finger protein ATL52-like, with product MASRRPSRRLLYETPGDSFPHPQDYSLTTPSVPFPPPPPSPIFSQEPTTIRLHRSSSLLPALPVAAASVAAAAAIMIIFTLFLIRLRRRRRAGAASPLGDDYGGDGEEVVHHVWYIRTVGLDESAIESITAWAYKSGDGVLGSSATGCSVCLSEFRDGELVRLLPKCDHAFHLGCIDTWLRSHVNCPLCRAPIVAPSSVTADCVPGTSTTALPSSSFPPPEPGPNTITSADNDQMGSRQTELGPGASEEEFEAERLELAARTRAVPVPILSAELKMPIDIGEDGFQPIGRSFSMDSISLELENLRNFNNKKKHTLEEDSNAPSTTRAKHACYANSFRKEMGRSLASASERFIFSVNGRPRNSVCSQ from the coding sequence ATGGCCTCCCGCCGACCAAGTCGCCGCCTCCTCTACGAGACGCCCGGCGACTCGTTCCCACACCCGCAAGATTACTCGCTTACTACTCCGTCCGttccttttcctcctcctcctccgtctCCTATCTTTTCCCAGGAACCCACCACCATACGCCTCCACCGCTCCAGCTCCCTCCTTCCCGCCCTCCCCGTCGCCGCCGCTtccgtcgccgccgccgccgcaatCATGATCATTTTCACTTTATTCCTAATCCGCCTCCGCCGCCGACGCCGTGCTGGCGCCGCCTCGCCGCTCGGGGACGACTATGGCGGAGACGGCGAAGAAGTGGTGCATCACGTGTGGTACATACGCACCGTCGGCCTGGATGAGTCCGCCATCGAGTCAATCACAGCGTGGGCCTACAAGTCCGGGGATGGCGTCCTCGGATCCTCCGCCACCGGCTGCTCAGTGTGCCTCTCGGAGTTTCGCGACGGGGAACTCGTTCGCCTCCTCCCAAAGTGCGATCACGCCTTCCACCTCGGTTGTATCGACACATGGCTACGATCTCACGTCAATTGCCCCCTTTGCCGAGCTCCAATCGTTGCTCCAAGCTCCGTCACCGCGGATTGCGTTCCTGGAACAAGCACTACTGCTCTGCCCTCCTCTTCTTTCCCCCCACCTGAACCCGGCCCCAATACTATCACCTCAGCGGACAATGATCAGATGGGCAGCCGGCAAACTGAGCTTGGTCCTGGTGCCTCAGAAGAGGAATTTGAAGCTGAAAGATTGGAACTTGCAGCTAGAACTCGAGCTGTACCAGTCCCCATCTTAAGCGCCGAGTTGAAAATGCCTATTGACATCGGGGAAGACGGATTCCAGCCCATCGGCAGATCGTTCTCCATGGATTCAATTTCTCTGGAGTTGGAGAATCTCAGGAACTTCAACAACAAGAAAAAACACACCTTAGAGGAAGATTCGAATGCTCCATCTACAACCAGGGCAAAGCATGCTTGCTATGCCAATTCCTTCCGCAAGGAAATGGGTAGATCCTTAGCAAGCGCCAGCGAGAGGTTCATCTTCTCAGTAAACGGGAGACCTCGGAACTCAGTTTGTTCACAGTAA